DNA sequence from the Streptomyces cinnabarinus genome:
AGGGCCTGCGCATCAACCTCACCGACGAGCGTGAGTCGGCGAAGGCCACGGCCGGTGCGGACGAGGCGGGCGAGGACGAGAAGCACGACGTCAAGACGGTCTCGTACCACTACGAGGGCGGCATCGTCGACTTCGTGAAGTACCTCAACTCCCGCAAGGGGGACGTGGTGCACCCCACCGTCATCGACCTGGAGGCGGAGGACAAGGACAAGCTCCTGTCCCTCGAGGTCGCGATGCAGTGGAACAGCGGCTACAACGAGGGCGTCTACTCGTTCGCCAACATCATCCACACCCATGAGGGCGGCACCCACGAAGAGGGTTTCCGCGCGGCTCTGACGAGCCTGATCAACAAGTACGCGCGCGACAAGAAGCTGCTGCGCGAGAAGGACGACAACCTCACGGGTGACGACATCCGCGAGGGTCTGACCGCGATCATCTCGGTGAAGCTGAGCGAGCCGCAGTTCGAGGGCCAGACCAAGACCAAGCTGGGCAACACCGAGGTCAAGACCTTCGTGCAGAAGGTCGTCTACGAGCACCTCGCGGACTGGCTGGACCGTAACCCGAACGAGGCCGCGGACATCATCCGCAAGGGCATCCAGGCGGCCACCGCGCGCGTGGCGGCCCGCAAGGCCCGCGATCTGACGCGTCGCAAGGGCCTGCTGGAGTCGGCGTCGCTGCCGGGCAAGCTGAGCGACTGCCAGTCCAACGACCCGACCAAGTGCGAGATCTTCATCGTCGAGGGTGACTCCGCCGGCGGTTCGGCCAAGTCCGGCCGCAACCCGCAGTACCAGGCGATCCTCCCGATCCGAGGCAAGATCCTCAACGTCGAGAAGGCGCGGATCGACAAGATCCTCCAGAACCAGGAGATCCAGGCGCTGATCTCCGCGTTCGGCACGGGTGTGCACGAGGACTTCGACATCGAGAAGCTCCGCTATCACAAGATCATCCTGATGGCGGACGCCGACGTCGACGGCCAGCACATCAACACCCTGCTGCTGACCTTCCTGTTCCGCTTCATGCGGCCGCTGGTCGAGGCCGGTCACGTGTTCCTGTCGCGTCCTCCGCTCTACAAGATCAAGTGGGGCCGGGACGATGTGGAGTACGCGTACTCCGACCGCGAGCGCGACGCGCTGCTGGAGATGGGCCGCCAGCGCGGCAAGCGGGTCCGTGAGGACTCCATCCAGCGCTTCAAGGGTCTCGGTGAGATGAACGCCGAAGAGCTGCGCGTGACCACCATGGACGTCGAGCACCGCGTTCTCGGCCAGGTCACCCTCGACGACGCCGCACAGGCCGACGACCTGTTCTCGGTCCTGATGGGCGAGGACGTCGAGGCCCGCCGCGCGTTCATCCAGCGCAACGCCAAGGACGTCCGCTTCCTCGACATCTGAGTCGGTCTCAGCTGACCGCACCAGGAAGGATCTTCACCAGCAATGGCCGACGAGAACACTTCTGTCACCCCTGAAGAGGGCGGCGAAATCGTGATGCGTATCGAGCCCGTCGGGCTCGAGACGGAGATGCAGCGCTCGTACCTCGACTACGCGATGTCCGTCATCGTCTCGCGTGCGCTGCCGGACGTCCGGGACGGCCTCAAGCCCGTCCACCGCCGTGTGCTGTACGCGATGTACGACGGCGGCTATCGCCCCGAGCGCGGCTTCTACAAGTGCGCCCGCGTGGTCGGCGACGTCATGGGCAACTACCACCCGCACGGCGACTCCTCGATCTACGACGCGCTGGTCCGCCTCGCGCAGCCGTGGTCGATGCGGATGCCGCTGGTGGACTCCAACGGCAACTTCGGCTCCCCGGGCAACGACCCGGCGGCCGCGATGCGCTACACCGAGTGCAAGATGGCGCCGCTGTCGATGGAGATGGTCCGTGACATCGACGAGGAGACCGTCGACTTCACGGACAACTACGACGGCCGCTCCCAGGAGCCGACCGTCCTGCCGGCCCGCTTCCCGAACCTGCTGATCAACGGCTCGGCCGGTATCGCGGTCGGCATGGCCACCAACATCCCGCCGCACAACCTGCGCGAGGTCGCGTCGGGCGCCCAGTGGTACCTGGAGAACCCGGAGGCCACGCACGAGGAGCTGCTGGACGCCCTCATCGAGCGCATCAAGGGCCCGGACTTCCCGACCGGCGCGCTGGTCGTGGGCCGCAAGGGCATCGAGGAGGCGTACCGCACGGGCCGCGGCTCGATCACCATGCGGGCGGTCGTCGAGGTCGAGGAGATCCAGGGCCGGCAGTGCCTGGTGGTCACCGAACTGCCGTACCAGGTCAACCCGGACAACCTCGCGCAGAAGATCGCCGACCTGGTGAAGGACGGCAAGGTCGGCGGCATCGCGGACGTCCGGGACGAGACGTCGAGCCGTACCGGCCAGCGTCTGGTGATCGTCCTGAAGCGGGACGCGGTCGCCAAGGTCGTGCTGAACAACCTCTACAAGCACACCGACCTGCAGACCAACTTCGGCGCCAACATGCTGGCCCTGGTCGACGGCGTGCCGCGCACGCTCTCGCTGGACGCGTTCATCCGGCACTGGGTGACGCACCAGATCGAGGTCATCGTCCGCCGTACGCGCTTCCGGCTGCGCAAGGCCGAGGAGCGGGCGCACATCCTGCGCGGTCTGCTCAAGGCCCTGGACGCCATCGACGAGGTCATCGCGCTGATCCGGGCCAGTGACACGGTCGAGATCGCGCGTACGGGCCTGATGGAGCTCCTGCGGATCGACGAGATCCAGGCCAACGCCATCCTGGAGATGCAGCTGCGGCGACTGGCGGCCCTGGAGCGCCAGAAGATCGTCCAGGAGCACGACGAACTCCAGGCGAAGATCAACGAGTACAACCAGATCCTCGCCTCCCCGGTCCGCCAGCGCGGCATCGTCAGCGAGGAACTCGCCGCGATCGTCGAGAAGTACGGCGACGACCGCAAGACGATGCTGGTGCCCTTCGACGGCGACATGTCCATCGAGGACCTGATCGCCGAAGAGGACATCGTCGTCACCATCACGCGCGGCGGCTACGTCAAGCGCACCAAGACGGACGACTACCGCTCCCAGAAGCGCGGCGGCAAGGGCGTACGCGGCACGAAGCTGAAGGAAGACGACATCGTCGACCACTTCTTCGTCTCCACCACCCACCACTGGCTGCTGTTCTTCACCAACAAGGGCCGGGTCTACCGCGCGAAGGCCTATGAGCTGCCCGACGTCGGCCGGGACGCGCGCGGCCAGCACGTCGCCAACCTGCTGGCCTTCCAGCCGGACGAGGCGATCGCCGAGATCCTCGCCATCCGGGACTACGACGCGGCGCCCTACCTGGTGCTGGCCACGAAGGCCGGTCTGGTGAAGAAGACGTCGTTGAAGGATTACGATTCGCCGCGCTCCGGCGGTGTCATCGCGATCAACCTGCGCGAGCGCGAGGACGGCTCCGACGACGAACTGATCGGTGCCGAGCTGGTCTCGGCCGAGGACGATCTGCTGCTGATCAGCAGGAAGGCGCAGTCGATCAGGTTCACGGCCACGGACGACGCGCTGCGCCCGATGGGCCGTGCCACCTCGGGTGTGAAGGGCATGAGTTTCCGCGAGGGCGACGAGCTGCTCTCGATGAATGTTGTTCGACCCGGTACGTTCGTGTTCACTGCTACAGACGGTGGGTACGCGAAGCGGACCCCTGTCGACGAGTACCGCGTTCAGGGACGCGGCGGCCTCGGTATCAAGGCCGCCAAGATCGTTGAGGACCGTGGATCGCTCGTCGGTGCGCTGGTGGTCGAGGAGACCGATGAGATCCTCGCCATCACGCTCGGCGGCGGTGTGATCCGCACGCGCGTCAACGAGGTCAGGGAGACGGGCCGTGACACCATGGGCGTCCAACTGATCAACCTGGGCAAGCGCGATGCCGTGGTCGGCATCGCACGTAACGCCGAGGCGGGGCGCGAGGCGGAGGAGGTCGACGGCACCGACGCCGTCGACGAGACCGCCGACATGGCCGCGGCCAGCGGCACGGACGAGGGTGAGGCGCCCTCGGCCGAGTAGCACGAGGAGTGAGTCACGTGAGCGGAGCCACGGGCGCCGGATCGGCCGGTACCTCCAGGGGTACGGACACGGACGGCGGCGGCCGTGGCTCCGCCGCGCAGACCAGTGACTCGTCTTCGCCCGACACGCATGGATCCCAGGGGGGAACTGTGACGGACACCCGAGGCCCGCAGGCCCAGCAGTACGCGGCCGGCCCGGCCCCGGCGGACCGGCAGCAGCCGGCGCAGGCGGTGCCGACGGCGTCGCCGCTGCCCGGCGAGCGGCAGCCGCAGCCCTCCTCCGGGCCCTACCACCCGCCGCAGGCCTACCCGGCGGCCGCTCAGGCCCCCGGCGCGACCGGCGCGGTCCGCCGGCCGCGCACGGGTGCCCGGACGACGCCGCGCACCCGCAAGGCGCGGCTGCGGGTGGCCAAGGCCGACCCGTGGTCGGTGATGAAGGTCAGCTTCCTGCTCTCCATCGCGCTCGGCATCTGCACGATCGTCGCGTCGGCGGTGCTGTGGATGGTCATGGACGCCATGGGTGTCTTCTCGACGGTCGGCGGCACCATCTCCGAGGCCACCGGCTCCAACGAGTCCAACGGCTTCGACCTCCAGTCCTTCCTGTCGCTGCCGAACGTCCTGATGTTCACCTCGATCATCGCGGTCATCGACGTCGTCCTCGCGACGGCGCTCGCCACCCTCGGCGCGTTCATCTACAACCTCTCCGCGGGCTTCGTGGGCGGTGTCGAACTGACACTGGCCGAGGACGAGTGAGGGTCCCCGACAACCGATTTTGGGACTGCGCACCACGTGCGCTAATCTTCAGGAGTCAGCGCGCGGGAAATACACCGCAGAGCGCGGCGGGGCTATAGCTCAGTTGGTTAGAGCGCATCCCTGATAAGGATGAGGCCACAGGTTCAAATCCTGTTAGCCCCACAGCGATAAGACCCCCGGTCCACATGGGCCGGGGGTCTTTTGTGTGACCGGATGACATGGAGGACAAGAAAGCGCCCGATCGCTGGCGACGGGGGATGCACCAGCGATCGGGCTGTGGCCAACAGTAACAAGGCTGGTTGAACGGCGGGAGGCGGCCGTTCGGGACCGGGTGGGCGTTGTGAGCGGGATCACGTTCCCGTCAGGCCTCGCACGGGGGGTCGTAGGAGAGGCGGGGCAGGTACTCGTCCCACTTCTCCTCGGTCAGGACGCCCCGGGTGGTGGCGCAGATGTGGCGGACGGCGCGGTCGACGTCGAGGTCCCACAGGCGGACCGTGTCGGTGCCGCTGGAGACGCCCAGCAGCTGGCTCCGGGGGCTGAAGGCCAGGAAGTTGCCCGTCCTGGCGTTGGGGCTCATCGACTGGCCGATGGGGGCGGCGTCGGCGGGCGTGGTGACGTCCCAC
Encoded proteins:
- the gyrA gene encoding DNA gyrase subunit A, which codes for MADENTSVTPEEGGEIVMRIEPVGLETEMQRSYLDYAMSVIVSRALPDVRDGLKPVHRRVLYAMYDGGYRPERGFYKCARVVGDVMGNYHPHGDSSIYDALVRLAQPWSMRMPLVDSNGNFGSPGNDPAAAMRYTECKMAPLSMEMVRDIDEETVDFTDNYDGRSQEPTVLPARFPNLLINGSAGIAVGMATNIPPHNLREVASGAQWYLENPEATHEELLDALIERIKGPDFPTGALVVGRKGIEEAYRTGRGSITMRAVVEVEEIQGRQCLVVTELPYQVNPDNLAQKIADLVKDGKVGGIADVRDETSSRTGQRLVIVLKRDAVAKVVLNNLYKHTDLQTNFGANMLALVDGVPRTLSLDAFIRHWVTHQIEVIVRRTRFRLRKAEERAHILRGLLKALDAIDEVIALIRASDTVEIARTGLMELLRIDEIQANAILEMQLRRLAALERQKIVQEHDELQAKINEYNQILASPVRQRGIVSEELAAIVEKYGDDRKTMLVPFDGDMSIEDLIAEEDIVVTITRGGYVKRTKTDDYRSQKRGGKGVRGTKLKEDDIVDHFFVSTTHHWLLFFTNKGRVYRAKAYELPDVGRDARGQHVANLLAFQPDEAIAEILAIRDYDAAPYLVLATKAGLVKKTSLKDYDSPRSGGVIAINLREREDGSDDELIGAELVSAEDDLLLISRKAQSIRFTATDDALRPMGRATSGVKGMSFREGDELLSMNVVRPGTFVFTATDGGYAKRTPVDEYRVQGRGGLGIKAAKIVEDRGSLVGALVVEETDEILAITLGGGVIRTRVNEVRETGRDTMGVQLINLGKRDAVVGIARNAEAGREAEEVDGTDAVDETADMAAASGTDEGEAPSAE
- the gyrB gene encoding DNA topoisomerase (ATP-hydrolyzing) subunit B, with translation MADSGNPNENIPSTDAVAGVPEAGATAYDASAITVLEGLDAVRKRPGMYIGSTGERGLHHLVQEVVDNSVDEALAGHADTIDVTILADGGVRVVDNGRGIPVGIVPSEGKPALEVVLTVLHAGGKFGGGGYAVSGGLHGVGVSVVNALSTKVAVEVRTDGHRWTQDYKLGVPTAPLAKHEATEEHGTSVSFWADPDIFETTDYSFETLSRRFQEMAFLNKGLRINLTDERESAKATAGADEAGEDEKHDVKTVSYHYEGGIVDFVKYLNSRKGDVVHPTVIDLEAEDKDKLLSLEVAMQWNSGYNEGVYSFANIIHTHEGGTHEEGFRAALTSLINKYARDKKLLREKDDNLTGDDIREGLTAIISVKLSEPQFEGQTKTKLGNTEVKTFVQKVVYEHLADWLDRNPNEAADIIRKGIQAATARVAARKARDLTRRKGLLESASLPGKLSDCQSNDPTKCEIFIVEGDSAGGSAKSGRNPQYQAILPIRGKILNVEKARIDKILQNQEIQALISAFGTGVHEDFDIEKLRYHKIILMADADVDGQHINTLLLTFLFRFMRPLVEAGHVFLSRPPLYKIKWGRDDVEYAYSDRERDALLEMGRQRGKRVREDSIQRFKGLGEMNAEELRVTTMDVEHRVLGQVTLDDAAQADDLFSVLMGEDVEARRAFIQRNAKDVRFLDI
- a CDS encoding DUF3566 domain-containing protein, with amino-acid sequence MSGATGAGSAGTSRGTDTDGGGRGSAAQTSDSSSPDTHGSQGGTVTDTRGPQAQQYAAGPAPADRQQPAQAVPTASPLPGERQPQPSSGPYHPPQAYPAAAQAPGATGAVRRPRTGARTTPRTRKARLRVAKADPWSVMKVSFLLSIALGICTIVASAVLWMVMDAMGVFSTVGGTISEATGSNESNGFDLQSFLSLPNVLMFTSIIAVIDVVLATALATLGAFIYNLSAGFVGGVELTLAEDE